Proteins from one Cicer arietinum cultivar CDC Frontier isolate Library 1 chromosome 3, Cicar.CDCFrontier_v2.0, whole genome shotgun sequence genomic window:
- the LOC101501469 gene encoding monothiol glutaredoxin-S6 produces the protein METVTSMVGEKPVVIFSKSTCCLSHSVTSLIRSFGANPIVYELDKITNGSQIENELIQMGCKPSVPAVFIGQQFRGGSKKIMSLHVRNQLVPMLKDAGAIWI, from the coding sequence atggaGACAGTTACAAGCATGGTAGGTGAAAAGCCAGTGGTGATATTCAGCAAGAGCACATGCTGTTTGAGTCACTCTGTAACATCACTGATACGTAGCTTTGGAGCAAACCCAATTGTTTATGAGCTTGATAAAATCACAAATGGGTCACAGATTGAAAATGAGTTGATTCAAATGGGTTGTAAACCAAGTGTACCTGCTGTTTTTATAGGACAACAATTCAGAGGTGGTTCTAAAAAAATCATGAGTCTTCATGTCAGGAATCAATTAGTTCCTATGTTGAAGGATGCAGGGGCTATATGGATTTGA